In Glandiceps talaboti chromosome 14, keGlaTala1.1, whole genome shotgun sequence, a single genomic region encodes these proteins:
- the LOC144445381 gene encoding neuropeptide Y receptor type 1-like translates to MKYSTETTNSDAYVFDIDDKEYFECICFPEDCDYSFDYPDFNVTENFNASDYDLDFNCKRGELTDAAKIVLITVYTSTILLTLIGNAIVILVLTLGARTKTTLNKYLINLAVADMALAIFAMPFSFVYALMKDWIFSEFMCPVVLFMQQVST, encoded by the coding sequence ATGAAATACTCAACGGAGACCACAAACAGTGATGCGTACGTATTCGACATAGACGATAAAGAATATTTTGAATGCATCTGTTTTCCCGAGGATTGCGATTATTCCTTTGATTACCCGGACTTTAATGTCACTGAAAACTTCAATGCATCGGACTATGATCTTGATTTTAACTGCAAAAGAGGAGAACTGACTGATGCCGCCAAAATAGTTCTGATCACTGTGTATACCTCGACGATCCTGCTAACGCTCATTGGAAATGCTATCGTCATCCTCGTTCTTACACTGGGAGCTCGCACCAAGACCACTCTGAACAAGTACCTCATCAACCTGGCTGTAGCTGACATGGCCTTGGCAATATTTGCCATGCCTTTTAGTTTTGTATATGCTTTGATGAAAGATTGGATTTTTAGTGAATTCATGTGTCCAGTGGTATTATTTATGCAACAGGTAAGCACTtga